One Polaribacter sp. KT25b DNA segment encodes these proteins:
- a CDS encoding FAD binding domain-containing protein, producing the protein MIAFILNNKLIHTHANTSMTLLDFVRYEQRLTGTKIGCREGDCGACSVLVGTLKPDNTIEYHSITSCISPLGNANGKHIVTVEGTNLKNNLTVSQKAMKNNYATQCGFCTPGFVVSLTGFCLSDTEKKQDNALNAISGNICRCTGYKSIEKAANEVCNQLGDKKENTSTEWLIENNFIPDYFKDIPKRLSEIKQEKPTQQNETFVSGGTDLYVQKADSLSEKSIHLISDNSKLKGISIKNNVCTIGAGNVVSDLWNHRELNNYFPNLRKHLKLVSSEQIRNMASLGGNLVNASPIGDMTVFFLALNSSITIIDKNENERNIPLKNFFKNYKIYDLKEGELLKNINFKLPTETSFFNFEKVSKRTHLDIASVNSAIHIITDHQKIKEVHISMGGVAAIPKYLHDTVAFLEGKSLNPELIIEANEILQKEISPISDVRGSSDYKRLLARQLFFTHFTELFPNIFTLNNVIKNG; encoded by the coding sequence ATGATTGCATTCATTCTTAATAATAAATTAATACATACTCACGCAAATACCAGCATGACTTTATTGGACTTTGTTAGGTATGAACAACGTTTAACTGGCACAAAAATTGGTTGTCGCGAGGGAGATTGTGGTGCTTGTAGTGTTTTAGTTGGAACTTTAAAACCAGATAACACTATAGAATATCATAGTATTACCTCTTGTATTTCTCCATTAGGTAATGCCAATGGCAAACATATTGTAACGGTTGAAGGCACTAATTTAAAGAATAATTTAACCGTTTCTCAAAAAGCCATGAAAAACAACTACGCTACACAATGTGGGTTTTGTACTCCTGGTTTTGTGGTCTCACTTACTGGATTTTGTCTTTCAGATACAGAAAAAAAGCAAGACAACGCATTAAATGCAATTAGTGGAAATATATGCAGATGTACGGGCTATAAATCTATAGAAAAAGCTGCTAATGAAGTTTGTAATCAACTAGGTGACAAAAAGGAAAATACCTCAACAGAATGGCTTATAGAAAATAATTTTATTCCAGATTATTTTAAGGATATTCCTAAGCGATTATCAGAAATAAAACAAGAAAAACCGACACAACAAAATGAAACATTTGTTTCTGGAGGTACAGATTTATATGTACAAAAAGCAGATAGTTTAAGTGAAAAATCGATTCATCTGATTTCAGATAATTCAAAATTAAAAGGCATTTCTATTAAAAATAATGTTTGTACAATTGGTGCCGGAAATGTAGTTTCAGATTTATGGAATCACCGAGAATTAAACAACTATTTTCCAAATTTAAGAAAACATCTTAAACTCGTTTCATCAGAGCAAATACGTAACATGGCTTCTCTTGGCGGAAACTTGGTAAACGCCTCTCCTATTGGTGATATGACTGTTTTCTTTTTAGCTCTAAATAGTAGTATTACCATTATTGATAAAAATGAAAACGAAAGAAATATCCCCCTTAAAAATTTCTTTAAGAATTATAAAATTTACGATTTAAAAGAAGGTGAATTACTTAAAAATATCAATTTTAAATTACCTACCGAGACTTCATTTTTCAATTTCGAAAAAGTATCTAAACGTACACATTTAGATATAGCAAGTGTAAATTCTGCTATTCATATAATTACTGATCATCAGAAAATAAAAGAAGTTCATATCTCTATGGGAGGTGTTGCTGCCATTCCAAAATATCTGCACGATACAGTAGCTTTTTTAGAAGGTAAAAGTTTAAATCCAGAATTAATTATTGAAGCAAATGAAATACTCCAAAAAGAAATTAGCCCAATAAGTGATGTTAGAGGTTCTAGCGATTACAAACGTTTACTAGCACGTCAACTATTTTTTACACATTTTACAGAGTTATTTCCAAATATATTCACCCTTAATAATGTTATTAAAAATGGATAA
- a CDS encoding VWA domain-containing protein yields the protein MYKIEEPIYFYLLAIIPAMIVVFLLVLWWKKRTQRKFSNAGLLKKLAPNSSVFKSTLKLIMLLLGIAFLVISLVNPKMGSKLKTIKREGVDIVFALDVSKSMLAEDIAPNRLEKAKQIISKIIDKLGSDRVGIIVYAGNAYPLLPITTDHAAANMFLQNANPDMVSSQGTAINEALDLAKTYYNDDEQTNRFLVIISDGEDHQEETKQMAQDLSNKGIKIYTIGVGSEKGAPIPMRVGNSMIGYKKDNKGETVITQRKPDVLKGIANAADGNYIDGNVTKNPVKEISDIITSAQKSEFETKQFSDYKDQFQWFLAIAILFLLLDIFLFDKKTKWLRKVDLFNEEKANK from the coding sequence ATGTATAAGATTGAAGAACCAATTTATTTTTATTTACTAGCAATTATTCCTGCAATGATTGTTGTTTTTCTGTTGGTTTTATGGTGGAAAAAAAGAACGCAACGTAAATTCTCTAATGCGGGTTTATTAAAAAAGTTGGCACCAAATTCATCCGTATTTAAATCAACTTTAAAATTGATTATGTTGCTTTTAGGAATTGCTTTCTTAGTAATTTCTTTAGTAAATCCAAAAATGGGATCGAAGTTAAAAACCATCAAAAGAGAAGGTGTAGATATCGTTTTTGCGTTAGATGTTTCTAAAAGTATGTTGGCAGAAGACATTGCGCCTAACCGATTAGAAAAAGCGAAACAAATAATTTCTAAAATCATAGATAAATTAGGTAGCGATAGAGTTGGTATTATTGTATATGCAGGTAATGCGTATCCACTTTTGCCAATTACTACAGATCATGCAGCAGCAAATATGTTTTTGCAAAACGCAAATCCAGATATGGTTTCTAGCCAAGGAACAGCTATAAATGAAGCGTTAGATTTAGCAAAAACTTATTATAATGACGACGAACAAACTAACCGTTTTTTAGTTATTATTTCTGACGGTGAGGATCATCAAGAAGAAACTAAACAAATGGCTCAAGATTTATCTAACAAAGGCATCAAAATTTATACAATTGGTGTTGGTTCAGAAAAAGGAGCTCCAATACCAATGCGAGTTGGTAATTCTATGATTGGCTACAAAAAAGACAATAAAGGAGAAACCGTAATTACACAACGCAAACCTGATGTCTTAAAAGGAATTGCAAATGCTGCTGACGGAAATTATATTGACGGTAATGTTACTAAAAATCCTGTAAAAGAGATTTCTGATATAATTACAAGCGCACAAAAAAGCGAATTTGAAACCAAGCAGTTTTCTGATTATAAAGACCAGTTTCAATGGTTTTTAGCAATTGCTATTTTATTTTTACTATTAGATATTTTCTTGTTTGATAAGAAAACGAAATGGTTAAGAAAGGTTGATTTATTTAATGAGGAAAAAGCAAATAAATAA
- a CDS encoding four helix bundle protein has product MYVFSFKKLEVWKEAIQLSKDIYKVTSTFPNEEKFGLISQIRRSKNSIAANLAEVTSRITN; this is encoded by the coding sequence ATGTATGTATTTTCATTTAAAAAATTAGAAGTATGGAAAGAAGCAATTCAGCTATCCAAAGACATTTATAAAGTAACTTCTACTTTTCCTAATGAAGAAAAATTTGGATTAATTAGTCAAATAAGGAGATCAAAAAATTCTATTGCGGCTAATTTAGCAGAAGTTACATCAAGAATTACAAATTAG
- a CDS encoding VWA domain-containing protein has translation MNWNNFEFLNPEFLWLLILIPLLAIWYFFMRKKDAAVLTIPSVKGFKAKASILPKLKPILHLLRLFALAAIIVALARPRNVSVSKKTKTNRGIDIVMAIDVSASMLARDLKPNRLEALKKVAVNFVDRRPNDRIGIVVYAGESFTQTPITSDKSIVKRTISELHWGQLDGGTAIGMGLGSGVNRLKESKAKSKVIILLTDGVNNSGNIDPRTATELAKELEIKVYTIGIGTNGMADFPWSKDPRTGLLNFRKQQVEIDEELLKEIATETQGKYFRATDNNSLKEIYDEIDKLEKTKIEEFKYYNYQELYRELVFLALGFLILEFILRNTLFKSFI, from the coding sequence ATGAATTGGAATAATTTTGAATTTCTAAATCCGGAGTTTTTATGGCTGTTGATTTTAATTCCGCTTTTAGCAATTTGGTATTTCTTTATGCGCAAAAAAGATGCCGCAGTTTTAACCATACCAAGTGTAAAAGGTTTTAAAGCAAAAGCGTCGATTTTACCTAAATTAAAACCAATTTTACACCTTTTAAGACTCTTTGCTTTAGCGGCAATTATAGTTGCTTTGGCTAGACCTAGAAATGTTTCTGTTAGTAAAAAAACAAAAACAAACAGAGGTATAGATATTGTTATGGCTATTGATGTTTCTGCAAGTATGTTGGCTCGAGATTTAAAACCCAACAGACTAGAAGCGCTTAAAAAAGTGGCTGTAAATTTTGTTGATAGAAGACCAAATGATAGAATAGGAATTGTTGTTTACGCAGGTGAAAGTTTCACACAAACACCTATTACAAGCGATAAAAGCATTGTAAAACGTACTATTTCTGAATTACATTGGGGACAATTAGATGGCGGAACAGCAATAGGAATGGGTTTAGGCTCTGGCGTAAATAGATTAAAAGAAAGTAAGGCAAAATCTAAAGTTATTATTTTATTGACTGATGGTGTAAACAACTCTGGAAACATAGATCCAAGAACTGCTACAGAACTTGCAAAAGAATTAGAAATCAAAGTATACACGATAGGAATTGGAACCAACGGAATGGCAGATTTTCCTTGGAGTAAAGATCCTAGAACTGGTCTTTTAAATTTTAGAAAACAACAAGTTGAAATTGACGAAGAATTGCTTAAAGAAATAGCAACAGAAACGCAAGGAAAATATTTTAGAGCAACAGACAACAATTCATTAAAAGAAATTTATGATGAAATTGATAAGCTCGAAAAAACAAAAATAGAAGAATTTAAATATTACAATTATCAAGAATTATATAGAGAATTAGTTTTTTTAGCTCTTGGATTTTTAATATTAGAATTCATTTTAAGAAACACATTATTTAAGAGTTTTATATAA
- a CDS encoding DUF58 domain-containing protein, producing METKEILKKVRKIEIKTRRLSDHIFGGEYHSSFKGRGMTFSEVRQYQFGDDVRAIDWNVTARYNEPYIKVFEEERELTMMLMVDISGSESFGTSTQFKKDTVTEIAATLAFSATQNNDKVGLILFSDDIELFIPPKKGKSHVLRIIRELIEFKPKSKKTDISVALKFLSSVMKKKAIVFMLSDFIDDDYEKTLKIAARKHDLTGIRIFDKHDEEIPNLGMVQMLDAETGAVQLINTSSKSIRRNYKANALRLTDYYVNTFKRCGAGTINTRVDEGYVKKLLGYFKHKGR from the coding sequence ATGGAAACTAAAGAGATACTTAAAAAAGTTCGTAAAATTGAGATTAAGACAAGACGTTTGTCTGATCATATTTTTGGAGGTGAATATCATTCATCATTCAAAGGGCGTGGTATGACTTTTTCTGAAGTAAGACAATATCAATTTGGCGATGATGTAAGAGCTATTGATTGGAATGTTACCGCACGTTACAATGAACCTTATATTAAAGTTTTTGAGGAAGAACGTGAGTTAACAATGATGTTAATGGTAGATATTTCTGGATCAGAATCTTTTGGAACATCAACTCAATTTAAAAAAGATACGGTTACAGAAATTGCAGCAACACTAGCCTTTTCTGCCACTCAAAATAATGATAAAGTAGGTTTAATTTTATTTTCTGATGATATTGAGTTATTTATTCCGCCTAAAAAAGGAAAAAGTCACGTTTTACGAATTATTAGAGAACTGATAGAATTTAAACCAAAAAGTAAAAAAACAGATATTTCTGTGGCTTTAAAATTTTTATCAAGCGTGATGAAAAAGAAAGCAATTGTTTTTATGTTATCAGATTTTATTGATGATGATTATGAAAAAACATTAAAAATTGCTGCTAGAAAACACGATTTAACAGGAATCAGAATTTTTGATAAACATGATGAGGAAATTCCGAATTTAGGAATGGTTCAAATGTTAGATGCAGAAACTGGAGCTGTACAGTTGATAAATACGTCTTCAAAATCAATCCGAAGAAATTACAAAGCAAATGCGCTAAGATTAACAGATTATTACGTTAACACTTTTAAAAGATGTGGTGCAGGTACAATAAACACAAGGGTTGATGAAGGTTACGTAAAAAAATTACTTGGCTATTTTAAACATAAAGGAAGATAA